One window from the genome of Oncorhynchus kisutch isolate 150728-3 linkage group LG21, Okis_V2, whole genome shotgun sequence encodes:
- the LOC109866410 gene encoding akirin-2-like, translating to MFIHNIANGMACGATLKRTMDFDPLMNQASPKRRRCTPMSQAASTSSPQKYLRMEPSPFGEVSSRLTTEQILHNIKQEYKRMQKRRHLENSFQQTEGCCPLESQPHSSILNGSSLPGTSSGAVSPSRKEQPLFTLRQVGMICERLLKEREEKIREEYDEILTTKLAEQYDAFVKFTHDQLMRRFGEQPASYVS from the exons ATGTTT ATCCATAATATTGCCAACGGAATGGCTTGTGGGGCTACTTTGAAAAGGACTATGGATTTCGATCCATTGATGAACCAGGCGTCCCCCAAAAGGAGGAGGTGCACCCCAATGTCTCAAGCCGCCTCGACTTCATCACCCCAGAAATATCTGCGTATGGAGCCCTCACCATTTGGAGAAGTGTCGTCCAGACTCACAACGG AGCAAATCCTGCACAATATCAAGCAAGAGTACAAGCGGATGCAGAAGCGAAGGCACCTGGAGAACAGCTTTCAGCAGACCGAGGGCTGTTGTCCCCTGGAGTCACAACCCCATAGCTCCATCCTTAATGGATCCAGTCTGCCAG GAACATCTTCTGGTGCTGTCTCCCCATCTAGAAAAGAGCAACCTCTATTTACCTTGAGACAGGTTGGGATGATCTGTGAACGACTACTTAAAGAACGAGAGGAGAAGATAAGGGAAGAATATGACGAAATATTGACAACAAAACTAGCAG AGCAATATGATGCTTTCGTTAAGTTCACTCACGATCAGCTAATGCGGCGATTTGGAGAGCAACCTGCTAGCT aTGTTTCCTGA